CACCAGTATGGATGATGCGCCAAGCAGGTCGCTACCTTCCAGAATATCGTGAGACTCGCTCTGTGGCGGGTGATTTCATGTCACTGTGTAAGAATGCAGAGCTAGCGTCTGAGGTGACTCTTCAGCCACTACGCCGTTTCCCGCTAGATGCCGCCATTCTATTTTCTGACATCTTGACGATTCCAGATGCAATGGGTCTAGGCTTGTATTTTGAAGCGGGTGAAGGCCCTAAGTTTGAGCGTCCAATCACGTGTAAAGCAGATGTCGACAAGATTGGCCTTCCAGATCCAGAAGGTGAGCTGAAATACGTCATGAATGCGGTTCGTCAGATCCGTAAAGACCTAAACGGTGACGTACCACTTATCGGCTTCTCAGGAAGCCCGTGGACGTTGGCTACCTACATGGTTGAAGGTGGTAGCTCGAAAGCATTCACTAAGATCAAAAAGATGATGTACGCAGAGCCACAAATCCTGCATGCACTTCTGGATAAGCTAGCAGACAGCGTAATCGAATACTTAAATGCACAGATCAAAGCTGGTGCACAATCTGTAATGGTATTTGATACTTGGGGTGGCGTCCTAACGCCTCGTGACTACAACCTGTTCTCACTTCAGTACATGCACAAGATTGTGGATGGCCTGATTCGTGAAAATGAAGGTCGCCGCGTTCCTGTGACATTGTTCACTAAGAATGGTGGCATGTGGCTAGAGCAAATCGCAGCAACGGGCTGTGATGCTATCGGTCTAGACTGGACAATTAACATTGCCGATGCGAAAGCTCGCGTGGGTGACAAAGTGGCGCTTCAAGGCAACATGGATCCATCGATGCTTTACGCACAACCAGAGCGTATTCGTGAAGAAGTGGCTACCATTCTAGAAGGCTTTGGCGATGGCGGCACAGGGCACGTATTCAACCTTGGTCACGGCATTCACCTTGACGTGCCGCCAGAAAACGCAGGTGTGTTTGTTGAAGCGGTTCACGAGCTATCTAAGCCATACCACAAGTAATAAACTGCCAATTACTGACGTCTAAATAATGAGATGCCGTTATTTCCTAAAAGGGACTAACGGCATTTTTGTTGGAGTTTGACTACGCTTTAACGAGGTTTTGTGTAGTGAGGCACCCCAATGTTCAAAGTGCTTATTTCCTTTCTAGCTTCGTTGCTACTTCTCACTGGTTGTGCCTCTGACGTCGCGACCGATTACAACTCTAGCGTCAACTTCGCAGCGTTCAACACTTATCAATACCAAGAAAACGCTGGGGTGCCAGTTAGCCTAGATAGTGCCCGCATCAAACAAGCCGTTGATAACGAACTCAATGTTAGAGGTTTTTCCATGGTGGATCAGGACGCAGACCTAGTTGTGCGTTATGCCATCCTTGAGGGCACAGAATTAAGGGCAGACGGTCCTAGTTTCGGGTTTGGCATCGGAACGGGTGGGTATAACAGCGGTTATGGTGTTGGTGTTCGCACCCCAACGCGAGTCAAGGAGAAGAAGTTCGGCAAATTGGCGGTCGAGCTTGTTGACCCAAAAACGAATGACGTGGTGTGGCGCTCAGTCTCGCAGCGCCAGCTGACTGAAACAATGGAGCCAGCCGATAGAGATATATTTGTTCAGGAGCAGGTCCATAAGATGTTTGAGGAGTATCCAACTAGGTAGACTAGTTGTGTTAGGTTAGCTCACCATTCACGTCATTCCTGCGCAGGCAGGAATCTAGCTGAGGCTTGGTGCGCGCTTTGAGAAGACCTCTGCCTACGCAGGCGCGCGGCTAGTGGGGGTGACGATTAATTTGAGTGCGGTGATTCAAAAGGCTTGTCATTCCTGCGCAGGCAGGAATCTACTTGAGGCTTGGTTCGTGCGTTGAGAAGACTCCTGCCTACGCAGGCGTGCGGCTAGTGGAGTGACGACCATTTTGAGCACGATGACGAGTAAAATATTCCCGCTAATATCCACGCTCAAAATCAATCACGTTCTGCAACTGAAACCCATCTCGCCAACGCAGATAGTTCTCAGCGAAAATATCCACCACCTGCTCAGGGAAACTAATGGCCGCGATATGAGGAGTGACGGTCACATTTGGGTTGCTCCAGTAAGGGCATTCTTGTGAGATGGGCTCATCGATAAACACATCCAAAAAGGCATGAACCAGATGGCCGCGATCCAGTGCTTGGAGCAGAGCATTACCGTCCACGGTTTGACCTCGCCCGACATTGAAAAACAGGGCATGGCGACAGGCTGAGAACAAACGCTCATCAAATAGACCATCGGAGGTTGGCGTATTCGGCAGCGTATTGACAATAATGTCTGCGCTTTCAAGTGCTTTCGCCGCTTCATTGATATGGTAAGTTTCTGCAAATGCACTTTGCCTTGGTGGAATGCCGGTACGATTGATACCAACAGGGACAATACCGAGTGCCTTTACTGTGTTGGCTAAGTGGCTACCAATGGCGCCAGTGCCAAAAATGACCATACGCTTGCCGATCATCGATTGGTAGCTATGGGGTTGCCAGTCGCGTTTTTTCTGCTGCTGCTTATAAAGGTCGAAATGACGAAAATAGCCAATTGAATAACCAAGTACGTACTCGCTGATCTGTTGGCCGAAAATCCCTTTCACATTGGTCAGCTTGTAGTCTTTACGAAGCGACTCGCCGAGCAATGCATCGATACCTGCATAGGTCGACTGAACCCACTCCACCTTGTTGGCTTCATCGAGTTTCGTTGCCAACTTCGGTGGGGCGGCGAGCAAGATGGTAGCCTCGTCAAGTTGGCTAGTGAACGTTAAGTCTGGCAACTGTTTGCTTTCAAGGAGCTTTCGGTAGTGGTCATTGTTGTCCGTCACAAGTGCTAAGCGATGCTTTTGCGTCGTCATTTCTGGCTATTCCCTATCCGTTTGGTTACACTTCCGCAGACTATATTCACTACGGCAGAGCGACCATGTTAAAGAACCCTATTCAGGTACGTATCGAAAAATTTGAGCCTTGGCAGCATATCACTTTTATGACCTGTTTGTGCGAGCGTATGTACCCCAACTACGCTATGTTCTGTGAGCAAACCGAGTTTGCTGAAGCACGCGTATACCGCAATATTTTGGATGCGGTATGGGAACTGCTGACGGTGAAAACCGCTAAAATCAACTTCGAAAAGCAGCTTGAAAAGCTAGAAGAGGTCATTCCAAACTCGGAAGATTTCGATATCTACGGCGTCTATCCAGCAATTGATGCATGCTTTGCCTTGTCGACTCTACTGCATGGTTTGCTCGATCGCGATTACTTACTGGAATCAACGCTTAAGATCAGTCAACAGTCTGTCGCGACTGTGGCTCAGCTTGAGCAAGCAGAAACCGGTGTGGAAATCACTAATGAGAACCAAAAAGAAAACGAAGCCGTGTGTGAAGAGTGGGATGTTCAGTGGGCTATTTTCCGTCCGCTACGCGATTGTACCGAGCGTGATATTGAATTGATCAAAGATTTGCGCGCAGAGCTGAAAGAGCAGGGTGTGAGCAATATTGGTGTTGAGCTTTAGTAGGGCTGCGCCAGAATAACTAGAAGCGGAGCTTCGAGGCGGTATACTTAACAGAGCGCTAAAAATAGCTTTAAAAAGCCGGATTGTATAAGTGAAGACAAAACTAATCACGAGAGAAGGTTATAACAAGCTCAAAGCCGAGCATGACCATCTATGGAATGAGAAGCGTCCAGAGATTACAAAAATAGTCACGTGGGCAGCCAGTCTAGGCGATCGTTCAGAAAACGCTGACTATACTTTTAATAAGCGGCTGCTTCGTCAAATAGATCGGCGAGTCCGGTTTCTACGCAAGTTCCTATCAGAAGTGACAATTGTTGACTATTCTCCTCAACAAGAGGGAAAGGTCTTTTTTGGAGCGTGGGTTGAAATTGAAAATCAAGACGGGGATGTAAAGAGTTTTCGAATTGTTGGACCAGAAGAAATCTATGGTGACGCAAAAGATTACATCTCTATTGATTCCCCGATGGCTCGCGCACTTCTCAAAAAAGAAGTTGATGATGATGTGATGGTTCGTACGCCTGATGGAGACAAAGAATGGTTTATTAACGCTATTAGCTATAAATAAACCTAGTTTTCGTCAAATTTTCCAACACGAATTTCTTGCTTATACGTTCGTTACGATGACGTGAAGCTTTCAATGTAAACGCTAACTCAATACTCGAGTTAGCGTTTTGCTCATCTGAGCTCGAGTTATCCTGCTAGCATATCTTTAGCTACCTTAACTACATTTTCAACACTAAAACCAAACATGTCAAAAAGCTGTTGTGCTGGTGCAGATTCACCGAATGTTGTCATACCGATGACCTTGCCATCAAAGCCAACATACTTGTACCAGAAGTCTGCGATACCCGCTTCTACTGCAATACGTGCAGTCACAGAGGAAGGGAGTACGGATTCGCGATATGCTTTATCTTGCTTGTCGAATACGTCTGTTGCCGGCATAGAAACGACGCGCACTTTCCTACCGGCTTCTGTGAGCTCAGCGGCAGCGTTTACTGCTAGTTCTACTTCAGAGCCTGTTGCAATCAGAATAAGCTCAGGTGCACCGTCACAGTCTTTAAGCACATAAGCACCTTTGGAAATATCGGCAATTTGCTGAGCATCGCGCTCTTGCTGAGCAAGGTTTTGGCGCGAGAAGATAAGTGATGTAGGGCCATCTTTACGCTCGATTGCAAACTTCCACGCTACTGCCGACTCAACTTGATCACATGGACGCCATGTGCTCATATTTGGAGTAAGGCGAAGTGATGCCATCTGTTCAACGGGTTGGTGCGTTGGACCGTCTTCACCTAGACCGATAGAGTCGTGAGTGTAGACTTGAATGTTTTGCACTTTCATTAGTGCCGCCATACGCATTGCATTACGGGCATATTCCATGAACATTAGGAATGTCGCGCCGTAGGGAACAAAACCACCATGCAGTGCAATACCATTCATGATGGCTGTCATGCCGAACTCACGAACGCCATAGTGGATGTAGTTCCCTGAAGCATCTTCCGCGCTGAGTGACCTAGAGCCAGACCACATGGTTAGGTTTGATGGTGCAAGGTCCGCAGAACCGCCGAGAAGCTCCGGAAGCATAGCTCCGTAAGCTTCTAGCGCGTTTTGAGATGCCTTTCGAGACGCGATATTCGCTGGATTTGCTTGTAGGTCAGCGATGATTTGTGTCGTTTTCTGTTTCCATTCTGCGGGTAGCTCACCATTTACTCGGCGCTTGAATTCAGCCGCCAACTCTGGGTACGCTGCTTCATACGCTGCAAGCTTCTCGTTCCACGTGGCTTCCTTAGCCGCACCCGCTTCTTTTGCATCCCATTGCGCATAGACGTCTGTCGGGATTTCAAATGGACCATGTTCCCAACCTAGTTGCTTACGAGTCGCTGCAATCTCTTCTGCGCCTAATGGTGCACCGTGACAGTCATGAGAACCCGACTTGTTTGGAGAACCGAAACCAATGATGGTTTTTGTACAGATTAGGGTAGGACGAGGGTCCGATTTTGCAGCTTCGATTGCTGCATTAATTGCGTCTGAATCATGGCCGTCAATAGCGGGAATGACATGCCACCCATAAGCTTCAAAGCGCTTGGGTGTATCGTCAGAGAACCAACCTTCCACTTCGCCATCGATAGAAATACCGTTGTCATCCCAGAAAGCAATCAGTTTACCAAGGCCCAATGTACCCGCTAACGAACATGCCTCGTGAGAGATACCTTCCATCAAGCAACCATCACCCATAAATACATAGGTGTAGTGATCTACGATATCGAGACTTTCTTTGTTGAACTGTGCTGCGAGAGTTTTCTCAGCAAGCGCCATACCTACTGCATTGGTGATGCCCTGACCTAAAGGCCCTGTCGTTGTTTCGATGCCAGGTGCGTAACCGTATTCTGGGTGACCCGGTGTTTTGGAGTGAAGTTGACGGAAGTTCTTGAGCTCTTCAGTCGGTAGCTCGTAGCCTGTTAGGTGCAGTAAAGAGTAGATAAGCATTGAGCCGTGGCCGTTTGAAAGTACGAAACGATCGCGGTCAGCCCATTCTGGATTTGACGGGTTGTGGTTTAGATGAGAGCGCCAAAGCACCTCTGCGATGTCAGCCATACCCATAGGTGCGCCAGGGTGGCCGGAGTTTGCTTGTTGAACTCCGTCCATACTTAGTGCGCGAATAGCATTAGCGAGATATTTACGATCCATTATCAGTTCCGAATAAGTTTGATTCTAGAGAGAGGAAATTAAAGAGGGGAACGCAAAACGTTCCCCCTTTGAAATTGTGTTGATTAAAGCTTGGTTTCGATCATTGCTTCTAGTTTGCCTTGGTCAACAGCGAAGTTGCGAATGCCTTCTGCAAGTTTCTCGACCGCCATGGCATCTTGATTGTGATCCCATAGGAACTCAGCGTGCGTCATCGCGGCCGAGCGCTCTTTAGTGCCTTTAGAGTCAACCAATATCTCAACCACTTCGCCTTCATCGGCTTCAAGCTCAGCCAGAAGCTGTGGGCTGATTGTCAGACAGTCGCAACCAGCAAGCTCTAGGATCTCACCAGTATTGCGGAAGCTCGCTCCCATTACTACCGTATGGTAGCCATGGTCTTTGTAGTAGTTGTAGATGCGAGATACAGAGATAACGCCTGGATCTTCAGCGGCTTCGAAGTCACGGCCTTCTTTTGCTTTATACCAATCCATAATACGACCAACGAATGGAGAAATTAGGTATACGCCCGCCTCTGCACATGCACGTGCTTGTGCAAATGAAAATAGCAGCGTTAGGTTACAGTTAATGCCTTCTTTCTCTAGTACTTCAGCTGCGCGAATGCCTTCCCAGGTAGAAGCAAGCTTAATCAGGATACGGTCATTTGAGATACCAGCATCATTGTACATTTTGATTAACTGACGAGCTTTCGCGATGCTGCCTTCGGTGTCGTATGATAGGCGAGCATCGACTTCTGTTGAAATACGGCCAGGGATAGTCTTTAGGATTTCTTTACCAATGTTAACCGCTAGCATATCGCAAGTGTCTTGGACTTGCTGCGCTTTATCTGCGCTTTGAGACTTAGCGTACTCGATCGCTTGATCGATAAGCGGTGCATAGTCAGCAATTTGTGCAGCTTTCAAAATCAGAGAGGGGTTAGTGGTTGCGTCTTCTGGTTGGTACTTGCGAATGGCTTCAATATCACCGGTGTCTGCTACTACCGTTGTTAGTTTACGAAGTTGCTCTAATCTATTGGTCATTTCCGATCACTCTATTTTGTCTGGAGTTTATTCTTCATAATCAAGCTTGTCACTTTAGCAGTGGCGTAAGCACTATTGGCACAGTTACCATGTATGTTCGCAGTATAGAACTGCGAACCTGGGCTTAATGCAGAAAAGTCAGTTCGGTTAACCCTGACTTAAATGGTCTCTTGATTAGGTCATTATCTATAAGCTTGAGGGCTCAGTAGAGCCTATTAGCTGACTGAGGAGGTTGCTAAGAACGAACTGTCGTTATGATTAAGCAAAGGTCAGCGATAGGCTCTAGTGATATAGGTCGGTATGAAGATGCTTATTGCTATGCTGCTTCTTGTGCTTCAACTTGAATGAACTTTTCACCAGTTTCTTCTTCAAACTCAGAAATCATCTGTTGCCAAGAACTTTCAATGTCATCGGTTAAATTAAATAGTCCACTACGCCCAACAACATAAATATCTGGTTGCACATCATGGATCATCTTCCAATGCTCTTTATTGGTTGAACCATCCATTTCAATCAGATATTGATATCCATTGTCTTCGCGAAGTTGCCTCAACTCTGTAATCTTATGCAACATTTTCTTTAGGAACCGTTGACCAGCAAAGCCTGGGTCTACAGTCATAACTGTGACTTTATCGATAATATCGATATAAGGTAGGATCTCGCTAACAGGCGTCTCAGGGTTTAATACCACGCCAGCCTTTAGCCCAGCATCATGTATTTGGTCGATCAGCCTAAAGGCTACGCCATTGATTCTCTCAGCAGGCATACAGATCACTTCACACTTAATATCAATAAGTTGTTGCACCCAAAATACTGGGTCCGTTACCATTAGATGTGCTGACATTTCCTTATTGCTTAGTTTACGTGTTTGCTCAATAAACCATGGAGACAAGCTAAGGTTTGGAACAAAGTGTCCATCCATTATATCAATATGAAAGGAACCTACATTGCTATCTAGGAACGTGATCTGTTCTTTAAATTGATCAAGATCCATAGTCATTAGCGATGGGGAGATATGTAATTGTTTACTCATTTTAACAAAGCCCGCAATAAAGTTAGATTAATTATCAGATAGAACAACCTGCAACTGAAAGTTATACAAATTTAATGCATTCAGGTTGTTCTAATATTTTTCTAGCTACACTTTTCTAAGTGTCAATTTAATATGGCTCAATCAAAAACTAGCCAATTTTAATCTCGTTTAAATCGATATCTTCTTCTTTGTCATCGTTATTAATAACAACTTCACGTGGCACGTCTTTCTTGATAACGGCATAAATAGTACCAGTTACAAGGATATTGACTAATAACGCCATAACTCCAACCATAGGACTAGTCATTGTAGGAAGCATGAACACACCACCAAAAGGAACGGTTGAATCAGCACCAAACACCATTGTAATTGCGCCGCCACAAGCACCGCCAATAGCTGCTGCAGTAATGCCTCGAACGATGTCATTCATGACTACTGGTATTGCACCTTCAACAATGTTTACCACACCCATAGGAACGGCCGACTTTAATGTCTCGACTTCTTCATCGTTGTAGATGTTTTTCCGTAGTAGCTTACCAATGAAGTACGCTAGACCAAAACCAACAGGTGTTGCTGTGTTTACGAGCTGGAGTGCAGTAATAGGTTCATTGATACCTTGAGCTTGAAGCGTTAATACGAATGCAAAACAGGTTTTGTTGATAGGACCGCCAAAGTCAATGATACAGAGAGCTCCGATTGCAGCACCCAATAGCAGACTAGACGAAGAGCCCATGTTGGTTAGGAAGGATGTCAGAGCATCGGTAAAGATGCCAACAGGGGTTCCAATAATATAGATCATGATCAACCCGCTAAAAAGCGAGGCAAAAAACGGGACAATCAAAGTTGGCATTAAGCCTTTAGCCCAGTTTGGCACTTTAACATTTTTGATGATACCAAGAGCCATGAAACCAGCAATATAACCACCAAGAATGCCACCAATGAAACCCGCAGATATAGCGTTTGCCGCCAATCCAACAACAAAGCCAGGTGCTACGCCAGGTTTACCCGCAATAGAACCCGCAATACCACAAGCAATGACAACAGGTAATAGACCTAGTGCTTTGGCACCCATTGTGGCAAGTACAGTCCAAATATCAAACTGTCCTGAAATCAAAGTGTCTTCTACCGAACCATTAAGGGATAAGCCGATAGATATAATAAAACCAGCACCACAAACAATAGGGATTAAAAATGAAATAGCAGTTAATAGATGGCCTTTAGGGTTAGCTGCTTTCCATAAGTTTTTTATACTCATAGATGAAATCCTATTTTATATTTTCAGAATTATTGGATGATAATTACTTGGTAGTAGATTACCCATTTACGATCTCTTGGAGCTTTTCAATGAGCTTGTTAGGTGATTTAACGGCGATTGATGTAGGCACTCTAACTACCTTTCTACCAGCAAACCTCTCTTCACCTGAAACGTTGACATCAGCAGCAATAAGAACGACATCAGCTTGTGCTATCTCAGCCTCAGTGAGTTCGTTCTCGATACCAATCGTACCCTGTGTTTCTATCTTTACACTATGTCCGGCCTTTTTTGCGGCAAGTTCAATTTTCTTTTGAGCGATATATGTATGAGCGATGCCTACAGTACAAGCTGAAATTCCTACGATATTCATAATCTACCTTAATAATTTGTTTCACGATATAGGGGGTCACCGTATGGTGAATTTATAGTAATACTAATAACCAGCATACCTATGCTGCTATTTCATTGTTTTCCGAATTGAAAATGTCGATAATCTTTTCTGGGCTATTTTCTTTTAGTAGTTTTTCTATTAACTCTTCATCTGCCAAAGCTCCTGAAACTTGTGAGAGCAGTCGAATGTGAGTGGTATTTTGGTCTTCTAAACAAACTGCAAACAAGATGACACAGCGAACATCGCTATCATCCATGGTCTCCCATGGAATATCGTGTTGGGTGCGACCAAAGGCCAATGCTGTGCGACTCGCAGCAGATGATTTTCCATGCGGGATTGCTACATGGTTTTCAAAACCAGTTGAGCCCTGCTCCTCGCGTAGCCAAACATCGTTAAGAAACTGCTCCTTATTTATTACAGACCCATCTTTGACTAGTAACTCTACTAATTCTTCAATTGCTTCTTCTTTAGTTTTAGCAACCATGTCTAACTTTATGTTTTTTACATTAAGTACTGTAGAGATATCCATTGAACACCTTTGTTGAATTCAAAATAAGTTAATAAGCACAAGTTTATACCACTGATATTTTTCTGTTAATTTCAGTAGTATACTATTGTATCTTTTGGATTAGACACGAAGGCATAGTTATTTGTTGCACTATTAATTTCGTCAATCAGTGCAGCTTGGATGTTTGTCTTATAACGACTGGACAAGATTTTAATTCATTTAGATTCCAGTGCCATGCCTTCATTAGTATTTAATCTATGATTGTAAATATAAGGGAAATGCTATGCGGCCACAATACTAAATGATGTCCACTTATATGGACAATTGACAAACACGGGAGGACTTTTTTCTGAAGTGAGGTGGCTTAATACCATAAGAGATTTATGAGTTGTGATTAATGATTTGACTTATCTAGGACTAAATGGAAGATATGATGAGCACTTGGCTATAGAAGCAAAGGCTCACAAGGTACCACTAAGAGTAGAAATACAACATAGATAACTATAATTAATGATTGAATTCTACTTGAGTATTGAAGATAGCAACGATATGTCGGGGATCATTTTCTTTAAGAAGTTGCTCTGTAATATCTTCAAATGCCAGCGTACTTGATACGTGAGCTAACAATCGCAAGCTGGTCGCATCTTGTTCATCCAAACGAATGGCATATAAAATAATGCAACGAACATCGACTCCAAACTCAGCATCCCAAGTAATATCATGCTGAGTACGTCCAATTGCCAATGCTGTATGATGAACCGCAGACGATTCTCCATGTGGGAGCGCGATATAGTTATCAAACCCTGTCGGTCCAAGCTCCTCTCGTAGCAGGATATCCCGAAGAAACTCGTCTTTGTCAATAACAGAGCCATTCTGAACCAATAAATCAGTGAGCTCTTCTATGGCGTCTATTTTATTTTTAGCGACCATATTGAGTTTGATATTATTTACATTAAGTACACTTGAAATGTCCATTTTACAAACACCCAACATTAAATTGCAACAGTATGCACATTACTTGCATGATGTAACTTTTCTGTTATTAACTTTTCCGTGATGCGTTGGAGATCTGCATCATTAAGAAATGCAGTAACATACACCATGGGTGTGTCAATATCTGGAACATGGACCGTAGAGATAACAAGGTCGGGTGCTAGTTCCTGATTAGCATTTTGTAGTTTACTGGCCGGTATTGCCGCTATAATTTCCCAGTCTGGAAATGCTCGTAGAATGCGACTTTTTAACAAGTGGGATGTACCTACACCGGTTGAACACACTAATAGTACACGCTTTTGTGTGATTTGACGTTCTATAGCAGCCTGAAAGTGTACCGCTAAATAGCCTACCTCATCATCCGATACTCTTTTTTCAGTACAACGAACAAAGATATTTTCGACCGTAATGCGGGTTATCTGATATACATCTTCAAGTTCATTCTTTATATCGTCTATTAGTGGGTTGCGAATTGCTATTTCATAATGAAGTCTGTTGATTAATGGACGGATATGAACAACAAGCCCTTCATATAGTTGACTGTCATGGTTTAGGTCGATGTTTATTAACTGTGAGAATCGGTTTACTAAACTAGTTGTAACATCACGCGCTTCTTCACTAAACAGGTCTACGTGTAGTAAGCCATTGCTATTGTTTTCATCGATTAGAACACCAGAAGAAATTATGTATTGATAGATAAACCAAACTTCGTCTTCATGTAGCGATAGTCCGATATGTTCCTCGATTTTAGTAACCATCTGACTAGCTATTAAAAAAACTGAATCTTCTAGAGATTTTCGGGATACCTCTTCTTTTTCATATAGCAAGTTACCGCTGATACGACGGCGCATCATAATCAAAATATGAGTGAAAATATTGATGTAATATGCTTCGCCCAATGGGTATGCCAATGCTTGCTCCATCTCCTGTAATAGGACTTGAACAAAATCAACTTCTTCTTCACCAAAATACTGAACTAGCGCTTTATAAGTATTAGGATCCAAGCGAGAATGGTTTACTAAGCCAAAATCTTGATGGTTTATCAAACCATTTATCAACGCAGCCATTGCTTGGCGAACATTGCTTTCACTACCTTTGATGCGCGTGCCA
The Vibrio sp. CB1-14 DNA segment above includes these coding regions:
- a CDS encoding PTS sugar transporter subunit IIA, translated to MDISSVLNVNNIKLNMVAKNKIDAIEELTDLLVQNGSVIDKDEFLRDILLREELGPTGFDNYIALPHGESSAVHHTALAIGRTQHDITWDAEFGVDVRCIILYAIRLDEQDATSLRLLAHVSSTLAFEDITEQLLKENDPRHIVAIFNTQVEFNH
- a CDS encoding PTS sugar transporter subunit IIA, with the protein product MDISTVLNVKNIKLDMVAKTKEEAIEELVELLVKDGSVINKEQFLNDVWLREEQGSTGFENHVAIPHGKSSAASRTALAFGRTQHDIPWETMDDSDVRCVILFAVCLEDQNTTHIRLLSQVSGALADEELIEKLLKENSPEKIIDIFNSENNEIAA
- a CDS encoding BglG family transcription antiterminator, translated to MITSRQHKLLRFLLQQREHVTLTTLAEQFCVSNKTIQRDLNVINEYLTDSEVRVSKKVGSGVLLEAENAAELLKLELQLNDESEESDSVLGHTRRVKIASWLLSETPKETSINKLSERYYISNASVVNDLKIIEEWIKPLGLQLFRSQSGTRIKGSESNVRQAMAALINGLINHQDFGLVNHSRLDPNTYKALVQYFGEEEVDFVQVLLQEMEQALAYPLGEAYYINIFTHILIMMRRRISGNLLYEKEEVSRKSLEDSVFLIASQMVTKIEEHIGLSLHEDEVWFIYQYIISSGVLIDENNSNGLLHVDLFSEEARDVTTSLVNRFSQLINIDLNHDSQLYEGLVVHIRPLINRLHYEIAIRNPLIDDIKNELEDVYQITRITVENIFVRCTEKRVSDDEVGYLAVHFQAAIERQITQKRVLLVCSTGVGTSHLLKSRILRAFPDWEIIAAIPASKLQNANQELAPDLVISTVHVPDIDTPMVYVTAFLNDADLQRITEKLITEKLHHASNVHTVAI